One Microtus pennsylvanicus isolate mMicPen1 chromosome 3, mMicPen1.hap1, whole genome shotgun sequence DNA window includes the following coding sequences:
- the Kbtbd13 gene encoding kelch repeat and BTB domain-containing protein 13, which produces MSPGPEVPVQVWVDGQLFQAEQSLLVEHCGFFRGLFRSGMREARAAEVRLGALSAAGFGTALRVLRGERPALAADDELLQAVECAAFLQAPVLARFLEHSVTSDNCSLLCDAAAAFGLHDVLHSAALFIRDGAHELVAELELPEARAYVAGLRPSTYVAVSTHTPTPGFLEDASRTMCYLDEEEDAWRTLAALPLEASTLLAGVATLGNKLYIVGGVCGASKEVVELSFCYDPEGGTWCEFPSPHQPRYDLALAGFEGRLYAIGGEFQRTPMSSVECYDPTTGCWSFVADLPQPATGVPCAHARGRLFVCLWRPADITAVVEYVVQMDKWLLVAELCHSQSYGHFMVAHRDSLYVVRNGPSDDFLHCAIDCLNLVTGQWTSLPGQFVNSKGALFTSVVRGDTVYTVNRVSTLVYAIEDGTWRLLREKAGFPRPGSLQTFLLRLPPGTTGPVATALPEL; this is translated from the coding sequence ATGTCCCCGGGTCCCGAGGTCCCTGTGCAGGTGTGGGTGGACGGCCAACTCTTCCAGGCCGAGCAGTCGCTGCTGGTGGAGCACTGCGGCTTCTTCCGTGGGCTCTTCCGCTCTGGCATGCGGGAGGCGCGCGCGGCCGAGGTGCGCCTGGGTGCTCTGAGCGCCGCGGGCTTCGGCACGGCGCTGCGGGTGCTGCGCGGAGAGCGGCCGGCGCTGGCGGCCGACGACGAGTTGCTGCAGGCAGTGGAGTGCGCGGCGTTCCTGCAGGCGCCCGTGCTCGCGCGCTTCCTAGAGCATAGCGTCACGTCGGACAACTGCTCGCTGCTGTGCGACGCCGCGGCCGCCTTCGGTCTGCACGACGTGCTCCACAGCGCCGCGCTCTTCATCCGCGACGGCGCGCACGAGCTGGTGGCGGAATTGGAGCTGCCCGAGGCCCGTGCCTACGTGGCGGGGCTGCGACCCAGCACCTATGTGGCCGTGagcacgcacacacccacacctggCTTCCTAGAGGATGCATCGCGCACCATGTGCTACCTGGACGAGGAAGAGGATGCCTGGCGCACGCTAGCTGCACTGCCCTTGGAGGCCAGCACGCTCCTGGCAGGCGTGGCCACTCTGGGCAACAAGCTCTACATcgtgggtggtgtgtgtggcgCCAGCAAGGAGGTTGTGGAGCTGAGTTTCTGTTACGACCCAGAAGGTGGCACCTGGTGCGAGTTCCCCAGCCCGCACCAGCCGCGGTATGATCTGGCGTTGGCCGGCTTTGAAGGCCGCCTCTATGCCATTGGTGGCGAATTCCAGAGGACTCCCATGAGCTCCGTGGAGTGCTACGATCCCACCACAGGCTGCTGGAGCTTTGTGGCCGACTTGCCACAGCCAGCTACAGGGGTTCCCTGTGCCCACGCGCGTGGCCGCCTttttgtgtgcctgtggaggccggcAGATATCACTGCCGTTGTTGAGTACGTGGTGCAGATGGACAAGTGGTTGCTGGTGGCTGAACTGTGTCATTCGCAGAGCTACGGCCACTTTATGGTGGCCCATCGTGACAGTCTCTATGTGGTGCGTAATGGACCTTCTGATGACTTCCTGCACTGTGCCATCGATTGCCTCAACCTGGTCACAGGCCAGTGGACATCGCTTCCTGGCCAGTTTGTCAACAGCAAGGGAGCACTCTTCACATCCGTGGTGCGTGGGGACACCGTCTATACTGTCAACCGTGTATCCACGTTGGTGTACGCCATTGAAGACGGTACCTGGCGGCTGCTCAGGGAGAAGGCTGGGTTTCCTCGGCCTGGCTCTTTGCAGACCTTTCTCCTGCGGCTGCCGCCGGGCACTACTGGGCCTGTGGCCACCGCATTGCCAGAGTTGTGA
- the Rasl12 gene encoding ras-like protein family member 12 isoform X2: MSSVFGKPRAGSGPHNVPLEVNLAVLGRRGAGKSALTVKFLTKRFISEYDPNLEDTYSSEETVDHQPVHLRVMDTADLDTPRNCERYLNWAHAFLVVYSVDSRQSFEGSSSYLELLALHAKETQRGYPALLLGNKLDMAQYRSPRLRERLWQADSGACFLRSLPAWTLSTCSTSSMRQCGRYGGGWRRTPWPGPSSSRRRKPCLTRPRSQPDMGWPAVLSTLSPLSA, from the exons ATGTCGTCGGTGTTCGGCAAGCCCCGAGCGGGCAGCGGACCGCACAACGTGCCCCTCGAGGTCAACCTAGCCGTCCTGGGGCGCCGCGGGGCGGGCAAGTCTG CCCTGACTGTGAAGTTTCTCACCAAGAGGTTTATCAGCGAATATGACCCCAATTTGG AGGACACCTACAGCTCCGAGGAGACTGTGGACCACCAACCCGTCCACCTGAGGGTCATGGACACTGCAGACCTG GACACCCCCAGGAACTGTGAGCGCTATCTGAACTGGGCCCATGCCTTCCTGGTGGTCTATAGCGTCGATAGTCGCCAGAGTTTTGAGGGCAGCAGCAGCTACCTGGAGTTGCTGGCCTTGCATGCCAAGGAGACTCAGCGCGGCTACCCTGCTCTGCTGCTGGGCAACAAGCTGGACATGGCCCAGTACAG GTCACCAAGGCTGAGGGAGCGGCTTTGGCAGGCAGATTCGGGTGCCTGTTTTTTGAGGTCTCTGCCTGCCTGGACTTTGAGCACGTGCAGCACGTCTTCCATGAGGCAGTGCGGGAGGTACGGCGGGGGCTGGAGAAGAACCCCATGGCCCGGCCCCTCTTCATCTCGGAGGAGAAAGCCCTGTCTCACCAGACCCCGCTCACAGCCCGACATGGGCTGGCCAGCTGTACTTTCAACACTCTCTCCACTATCAGCCTGA
- the Slc51b gene encoding organic solute transporter subunit beta, whose translation MDTVEGAAVSPEVPQELLEEMIWVFRVEDAAPWNYSMLVLAIVVAAISMFLLRRSILANRNRKKQSQDKETPETLHHPDDFRMKENSSPSHLKETLISEKPDLPLGETELNEKDAAQVFFLPDPQETGS comes from the exons ATGGACACTGTGGAGGGAGCTGCAGTCAGTCCTGAGGTGCCCCAGGAACTCCTGGAAGAAATGATTTGGGTTTTTCGTGTAGAAGATG CGGCTCCTTGGAATTATTCCATGCTGGTTCTGGCAATCGTGGTGGCAGCGATAAGCATGTTCCTCCTGAGACGGAGCATCCTGGCAAACAG AAACCGCAAGAAGCAGTCCCAAGACAAAGAAACACCAGAAACGCTGCACCACCCGGACGatttcagaatgaaagaaaacagcagccCGAGCCATCTAAAAGAGACACTGATCTCAGAGAAGCCAGACTTGCCCCTGGGGGAAACTGAGCTGAATGAGAAAGACGCAGCGCAGGTCTTCTTTCTACCCGACCCACAGGAAACTGGGAGCTAA
- the Rasl12 gene encoding ras-like protein family member 12 isoform X1, whose protein sequence is MSSVFGKPRAGSGPHNVPLEVNLAVLGRRGAGKSALTVKFLTKRFISEYDPNLEDTYSSEETVDHQPVHLRVMDTADLDTPRNCERYLNWAHAFLVVYSVDSRQSFEGSSSYLELLALHAKETQRGYPALLLGNKLDMAQYRQVTKAEGAALAGRFGCLFFEVSACLDFEHVQHVFHEAVREVRRGLEKNPMARPLFISEEKALSHQTPLTARHGLASCTFNTLSTISLKEMPTVAQAKLVTVKSSRAQSKRKAPTLTLLKGFKIF, encoded by the exons ATGTCGTCGGTGTTCGGCAAGCCCCGAGCGGGCAGCGGACCGCACAACGTGCCCCTCGAGGTCAACCTAGCCGTCCTGGGGCGCCGCGGGGCGGGCAAGTCTG CCCTGACTGTGAAGTTTCTCACCAAGAGGTTTATCAGCGAATATGACCCCAATTTGG AGGACACCTACAGCTCCGAGGAGACTGTGGACCACCAACCCGTCCACCTGAGGGTCATGGACACTGCAGACCTG GACACCCCCAGGAACTGTGAGCGCTATCTGAACTGGGCCCATGCCTTCCTGGTGGTCTATAGCGTCGATAGTCGCCAGAGTTTTGAGGGCAGCAGCAGCTACCTGGAGTTGCTGGCCTTGCATGCCAAGGAGACTCAGCGCGGCTACCCTGCTCTGCTGCTGGGCAACAAGCTGGACATGGCCCAGTACAG GCAGGTCACCAAGGCTGAGGGAGCGGCTTTGGCAGGCAGATTCGGGTGCCTGTTTTTTGAGGTCTCTGCCTGCCTGGACTTTGAGCACGTGCAGCACGTCTTCCATGAGGCAGTGCGGGAGGTACGGCGGGGGCTGGAGAAGAACCCCATGGCCCGGCCCCTCTTCATCTCGGAGGAGAAAGCCCTGTCTCACCAGACCCCGCTCACAGCCCGACATGGGCTGGCCAGCTGTACTTTCAACACTCTCTCCACTATCAGCCTGAAGGAGATGCCCACGGTGGCCCAGGCCAAGCTGGTCACTGTGAAGTCATCCCGTGCCCAGAGCAAGCGCAAGGCACCCACCTTGACCCTACTGAAGGGCTTCAAGATCTTCTGA